In a single window of the Zea mays cultivar B73 chromosome 5, Zm-B73-REFERENCE-NAM-5.0, whole genome shotgun sequence genome:
- the LOC100279737 gene encoding OVARIAN TUMOR DOMAIN-containing deubiquitinating enzyme 9 isoform X1, which translates to MNMCEKDQNLPWGYDLFRDPFAPPNGYYGPPPGYCDGHCCDLHHYGRASHPDETQLHSSQLAYDMYNPSVGIYHPGSTHEHEHEHETVYVEPSSSSPDTGGDGCFEMEEEVGKRFYPMVPVPHVPKINGEIPSIDEATMDHERLTERLRLYELVENKVKGDGNCQFRALSDQLYQSPDHHEFVRSQIINQLKTNRDAYDGYVPMAYDDYLEKVARNGEWGDHVTLQAAADKYGVKIFVMTSFKDTCYIEILPKVQKSNKVILLSFWAEVHYNSIHPQNDAPRSQTTKRRRWWPFSQHHHH; encoded by the exons atgaacatgtgtgagaaaGATCAGAATTTGCCATGGGGATACGACCTGTTCCGCGACCCTTTTGCTCCTCCCAACGGGTACTACGGGCCTCCTCCCGGTTACTGTGATGGCCACTGTTGTGACCTCCATCATTACGGTAGAG CATCACATCCAGATGAGACTCAGTTGCATTCTTCTCAACTCGCATATGATATGTACAACCCATCAGTAGGCATCTACCATCCTG GAAGCACCCATGAGCACGAGCACGAGCACGAGACAGTATATGTAGAACCGTCTAGTTCCTCTCCAGACACAGGTGGTGACGGTTGTTTTGAGATGGAGGAGGAAGTAGGGAAGAGGTTTTACCCCATGGTCCCAGTTCCC CATGTCCCCAAAATTAATGGAGAAATCCCATCAATTGATGAAGCCACTATGGACCATGAAAGGCTGACAGAAAG GTTGAGGCTGTATGAGCTGGTTGAAAACAAGGTGAAAGGAGATGGCAACTGTCAG TTCCGAGCACTATCAGATCAGCTTTACCAAAGTCCGGATCACCATGAATTTGTGAGGTCGCAGATAATTAACCAG CTTAAAACTAACCGTGACGCCTATGATGGATACGTTCCCATGGCATATGATGATTACTTGGAGAAAGTTGCACG GAACGGTGAATGGGGTGACCATGTGACGCTGCAGGCTGCTGCTGACAAG TATGGAGTAAAAATCTTCGTGATGACATCGTTCAAGGATACTTGCTACATCGAGATCCTGCCTAAGGTTCAGAAGTCCAACAAAG TGATACTGTTGAGCTTCTGGGCGGAGGTGCACTACAACTCCATACATCCGCAGAACG ATGCTCCGAGGTCGCAGACGACCAAGAGGAGAAGATGGTGGCCGTTCTCGCAGCACCACCACCATTGA
- the LOC100279737 gene encoding OVARIAN TUMOR DOMAIN-containing deubiquitinating enzyme 9, which translates to MNMCEKDQNLPWGYDLFRDPFAPPNGYYGPPPGYCDGHCCDLHHYGRASHPDETQLHSSQLAYDMYNPSVGIYHPGSTHEHEHEHETVYVEPSSSSPDTGGDGCFEMEEEVGKRFYPMVPVPHVPKINGEIPSIDEATMDHERLTERLRLYELVENKVKGDGNCQFRALSDQLYQSPDHHEFVRSQIINQLKTNRDAYDGYVPMAYDDYLEKVARNGEWGDHVTLQAAADKYGVKIFVMTSFKDTCYIEILPKVQKSNKVILLSFWAEVHYNSIHPQNGE; encoded by the exons atgaacatgtgtgagaaaGATCAGAATTTGCCATGGGGATACGACCTGTTCCGCGACCCTTTTGCTCCTCCCAACGGGTACTACGGGCCTCCTCCCGGTTACTGTGATGGCCACTGTTGTGACCTCCATCATTACGGTAGAG CATCACATCCAGATGAGACTCAGTTGCATTCTTCTCAACTCGCATATGATATGTACAACCCATCAGTAGGCATCTACCATCCTG GAAGCACCCATGAGCACGAGCACGAGCACGAGACAGTATATGTAGAACCGTCTAGTTCCTCTCCAGACACAGGTGGTGACGGTTGTTTTGAGATGGAGGAGGAAGTAGGGAAGAGGTTTTACCCCATGGTCCCAGTTCCC CATGTCCCCAAAATTAATGGAGAAATCCCATCAATTGATGAAGCCACTATGGACCATGAAAGGCTGACAGAAAG GTTGAGGCTGTATGAGCTGGTTGAAAACAAGGTGAAAGGAGATGGCAACTGTCAG TTCCGAGCACTATCAGATCAGCTTTACCAAAGTCCGGATCACCATGAATTTGTGAGGTCGCAGATAATTAACCAG CTTAAAACTAACCGTGACGCCTATGATGGATACGTTCCCATGGCATATGATGATTACTTGGAGAAAGTTGCACG GAACGGTGAATGGGGTGACCATGTGACGCTGCAGGCTGCTGCTGACAAG TATGGAGTAAAAATCTTCGTGATGACATCGTTCAAGGATACTTGCTACATCGAGATCCTGCCTAAGGTTCAGAAGTCCAACAAAG TGATACTGTTGAGCTTCTGGGCGGAGGTGCACTACAACTCCATACATCCGCAGAACGGTGAGTAG